AGCTTAGGGTAGCTAACTTGATGTCAGGCTGCATGCATTAACTGTGTGGATAGCCACTGATACCTGCTAATTACTGCCagggcagctttgcatgattcacagtggaaaataatcctcctttatccCATACTGGGCTTTGGTGAAGCCCTTCAGTCGATCTCTCTGACagcataaaagatggacgtagctcCCGAGTATGAAAAGTGTCTGAAACATGGATTCTTTCTAAttgccaccagggggcgatacATGTATTTGGAAAAAGACTTAAATTCCTAAAGCAGACTACAGGAAAATGACCCTTTGCCTCACCAACTGTGAtgagtttatgggctcagtcGCTCATACTAAGACAGACGTTGAGTCCTTTAAATTTCTGATCATATGCAGACTAGATTATCCATTTAAATAGTTGTTTTGGCCtctttcagctttatttgataGACACGGAGAATAAAGGACAGGAAAGCGTGGGCCAGAGTGGGACCTGGGCTGGCTGCTGTCAGCTGTATGGTATGTAGTCGCCCGCTCAACACACTGAGCCAGTAGCGGTTttagatacgggcgacacgggcggttgcccggggtggcatcgtggtggggggggcatcacgggcatcggcaaaaaaaaaaaatgctcgtactcatgctgccccgacgtcagTGAAACATCGTTAGTATGTCACTGATATTTTCACTGAAGCAAATATATTAGTAAAACGCTCCCTCAGACTAATGtgacaaaacaacaaatataatCATGTAATAAAGAATgaataataaacataaaaaagaaaaggtgcaaAAATGAAGACCGTTGATAAAGTAATTAACCACATTATTAAAAGGCAGCTTTGTTTCTCGGGCAGAACTCACAGGAGGCGGGTTCGTGCACGGTGACCACTGAGTAAACCATCTGCTGCTCTCGTTCAGCTGGACAGGCTGAGACCCGCTGACCATGATTTTCCACTTCAGatacaaacacagagagcagaACAGAAGACAgaaggtttatttatatagcaccaagtcACAACAACGGATGGCTCAAtgagttttatattgtaaggtaaaataTTGTACCAATAATACAAACAGGTgctagagcagctttgcataatTCATAGTCCAAAATAATCCTTCTGTATCTCACACTGGGCCTCAGTCATCCTCCGCGGACGATCCATCGTCCAGTTTGCATTTCTGTTTGAGCGTTCTGATAAAAAACTATGAAACCTTTAATAATCGGTGACTCGTTTGAAGTTTGTGATATTTTATATAGTCACGATTTGACTGGACTTTTACTGCGTTTTGACATCAGGcggttaattttttaaatatttgggcCTTGAGATTGTGATTTTATAAACTTCTGAATAATTTTTCTAATACATTGTCAGGGGCTGCGTCTGTGTCCCAGCattttttgagttattttggtgttttgattGTTTATTATATACAGAGATAATGTTAGCTTATGTTTCATCTCTGTGTTTATGAGTCTTTTCCTTTGTTCTGTGTTCGTCTGTCTTGTCCTCTTTGTTTAACATCTAGTGATTCCTGTGCGCTCGTCTCCTTTATCTGTTCCCGTGTGTCCCTCCTTGTTCCGTGTCTCCACAGTCTGTCGtgagtttcatgtctgtgtccaCGTTGTCGAGCTCGTGTTGCcatgtccatgtttcctgtttagtttttttattttgaggcTCTGCCgctcatgttcagtgtgtttagttttacttcccctGTGGCGTCATGTTTGTCAGCTGTGCTTCtcaggtgtttccacttccatcattacccttctgtgtatttaagtcctctttCTTACTCTGCTCAGTGTCAGGTTGTCTGTTTATCTGGTATCGTGTACTTTACGTCTCAGGATTACTTTCGTGCTTCGGTTCatgttcattttcagttttcgcATGCACCTGTTCTCATTCATGTGGGAGCTCTCTTCACTCTCTTCACTCTCTTCGCTCTGATCCTGAGGCTCTCTGGTTGGATACGTCCTCTCCGTGTGGTTTAGTGCACTCTCCGCCCTGCAGgtgagctcctcctcctccaggttCGGCACACAGCTGGTCACATGGTACGGGCTGGACTGTGAGGACTTAGTTTATCCCAGTTTAGagtttcatttagttttttccCAGCTCGCCTtgccttgttttctgtttgatatCAGCCTTAATAAACAGCTCGCTTTTCTGTTATACTTCGTTTTCTCTCCcgtgtctgcttttgggtccacgCCACAACACCCCGGCTGCTCAGCCATGACAGAACATCCTGATTCCAGACTGTTTCCCAATGTTGAAGGCTCAGAATCTACTCAGTGCGTCGCTACGTCTCCAGGATCTACATCTGAAAGTACAGTCTCAAATCTACCTGTGAAAGGCTTGTACTCTCTGTCCCGGGTTAGTAGATGTAATGTTAGTCCAGAACTCTTGTTGCAATTCATACGACTGGAATTTCTGACAAGACGGCTTAACAACTGCATAACAACTCGTGTTGTTGAGCCAGCCATGACCATTTCTGTTGACTCCTTATGTGAGTTAAGTTATAGACTTGTGTACAGTTGGTAATGCTAATGGTGGGACAGAACGAGCCACCCAAGAGACAGAAACTAACCACGGACTGATAAATCATGCTTTCAGGGACGATCATgttaaagatgttttttgtgTGGATGAACCGGCTCCTCCGGAGATAAAATCTCTGCCCGGGGCCTCGGAGAGGCTGAGCTGGAGGCTTCAGTAAACTCGGACCCCTGGGAGTAACTGAGCTGGGGCTCTGGAGAGCCGTCCAGCATCCCGCCATGCCGCTGGCTCAACCGCGGCTTCACGTCGTCATCTACAGCCCCACCACCTCTTCAACGTTCTGTAGCTACCCACGCTGCCCTCAGCTCAACGCCTGCAGCTGCCACGCCACTACCTGCTCAACAGGTTATGGTTTCCATTCTGCCATCTGGCCTTGCCACGTCCCAGCCAGAGGTCAACGCTTTGCCAGATACTGCTCATTCTGAGGTCAACGCGTTGTCGGGACTTGTCCAGCATGCCAGGCATCCTCCAAGATCCATCCGGCGCCCACCAAGCCGCCAGAGGATCTTTATTTTGGGTCCACGCCACAACACCCAGCCTCAGCCGTGACATAAAAACTGGCTGATGATGTTTCTAAGTGATGTAAGGTTTCAGCCTGCGGTGTTATGGTCATAACTTAAtaacatttacttattttaatatttgtgctgCTTCTCTAATAATACAAACACTGCTTATGAGTTGTGTTTCGTTCCAATCAATGAATGAACTTCAGTCAGTCAGTGCAGAGCAGTTAAAAGGAGCTCCAGACGTCCAGCTACAACTATCAaacatttccaaaataaaaatgcaagtgAGCAAAACCTGACTCAAAacgtttttgaaaaataaaaataaataaataataaaataatattgaatactaataaaaaaatatatgaaaaacattgaaTCAAATTAAATCAAGAGTCAAACAATTTAATTAGTAAATATGTAGCCTGTGTTAGACCTGCGACAGACTGCTCCGGCCCCTCGATCAAGAcgaggataagtggaagaggatggatgaaaAACACTCACAGGAAGTGGAGTCGGGCGTCGCAGCCACTGAATAAAATGCCTGAAATTCTTCTTCATGAGCTGCAGACTGTGAGACCTGCTGTGGATGATCGCGCCCTTCAGACAGAACAAACGTGACAAAGGAGGAAAGAACCGAAATATGAGCCGGAGTATGTGAACCACAGCAGCTGTGCTAAAGTGAAACAGGAGCTCACTCAGGCAGTAAAAGACGATTCCTGCGATCAGGATCAGGAGAGCGATGACAGCACACACGATCAGAGGGATCTTCAGAGAGTCGCTCTCTTCACTCTCTTCACTCTCTTCACTCTGATCCTGAGGCTCTCTGGTTGGATACGTCCTCTCCGTGTGGTTTAGTGCACTCTCCGCCCTGCAGgtgagctcctcctcctccgggtACGGCACACAGCTGGTCACATGGTACGGGCTGGACTGTGAGGACTCACCCTTGTTCTCTAACATGCGTCTGGAGGCCAACAGCCACACAATCTTAGGCGGTGGGTTACCTTCAGCTTGACACTGCAGCCTCCGGGGGGCGCTGTCTGAGCCACAGGGCATCTCCACCACAGAGAGGTTCAGGATGTGAGGCTCAGCTGGGAACAAGAAGCAGAAAAGTGATCTGATTAAAAATGGTTTTCCATCATGTGACACCTTAAACCAGCCTGGCATGAAACGCTCTCTGCTCCATTCACCCTGTTTGTTCATTGGCTTCCAGCCATGAGCCTGCGGCTACGACCACACGAATGCGTTTTAGTTTGGAAACATCGTTTTCTCTCCATTTgccctcccgtccacactgagacgcgTTTTCCCCGAAGGAATACGAAGCATTTTGAAAGCGATGCTTTCGCGTAGCAGTGTGGACAGCAAAAACGGAGACttttgaaaatgatgacgcATGTTAgccatgtgatgcagtcatgtggcCAAttattagaacatgctgtaggtattacaggtactgcactgcagtggtttgtatcatatctatctaatagactccagtttgtgcatgtaaatggagagtcctcttcacacactgaggttaattatggagttccacagggttcagtgctaggaccaattctgtttacattatacatgcttcccttaggcagcatcattagaagacatagcatacattttcacccagctctatctgtccatgaagccagataacacacaccaatgagttaaactgcaggaatgtcttaaagacataaagacctggatggccgctaactttctgcttcttaattcagatcaaactgaggttattgtactcggccctgaaaagcttagaaatatggtatctaaactagttcatgcatttattacttccaggctggacgactgtaattcattattatcaggatgtcctaaaaactccctgaaaagccttcagctaatccaaaatgctgcagcaagagtcctgacagggactagaaagagagagcagatttctcctgttttggcttcctgttaaatccagaattcaaaatcctgctcctcacatacaaggtcttaaataatcaggccccatcttatcttaatgaccttgtagtaccatatcaccctattagagcgcttcgctctcgctctgcaggcctacttgttgttcctagagtatttaaaagtagaatgggagacagagccttcagttttcaggcccctcttctgtggaaccagcttccagtttggattcaggagacagacactatctctactttcaagattaggcttcaaactttcctttttgctaaagcatatagttagggctggaccaggtgaccctgaatcctccctttgttatgctgcaatagacgtaggctgccgggggattcccatgatgcattgagtttttcctttccagtcacctttctcactcactatgtattaacagacctctctgcattgaatcatatctgttattaacctctgtctctcttccacagcatgtctttatcctgtcttccttctctcaccccaaccaatcacagcagatggccccgcccctccctgagcctggttctgccggaggtttcttcctgttaaaagggagtttttccttcccactgtcgccaaagtgctgctcatagggggtcatatgattgttgggtttttctctgtatctatgaagcgccttgaggtgacttttgttgtgatttggcgctatataaataaaattgaattgaattaaacaaagatagtgGAGGGCGTTATACAGCAGTTGCTTTGTTTGACAGCCctgttaaagattaatatcagccTGCACGCGCTCCAGAGAGCTTTTCTTcgaattctttaattctcactcgcttttgcaactttgtacttttgtgttactcgcagcaacaactccacctcattgttagtccatttaacaCACTCGCtgcttttcctcgacattttgccGCCACGTTTCAGAGAGCGGGAAAGTAAAtaagcggcagacagaaatgaggcaggtcgaatcttcttgcgtttcacgcatgcaCAAGAATAATTTACAGTCCAGTGTGACTCAAACCTCGGCAGAGTCAGAAGGTCGCTGTGTGGCTATCTTTCATTACAGTCTTTGCACCACAGAAGAAAGTGACTCATACAACTTTGATAACTTTCAGTAAAAGCTGAACTCGACCTTACCTCCAACATAAAGCTCTGTCTTTGCTTCCTTAAAGTTCTTCCACCCGTCGAGCTCCACTCTGCAGAAGTACATGCCGTTATCAGTCAGCTGTACATCCCTGATGAGGAGCGACCCATCCCCCCATCGAGGGTCTCCTTTCAGGGAATGTTTTAAATCGGAAAATGCACAGGGATTGGCTCCATGCACGGAATCATATTTTACTGGACAGTCCAAGAACGGAGGAGTGTTTGATGCTGCGAACTTCCATGTGACCTTGATCATTCCTGAATAATCCCGTGTGGGGGTGAAGAAGCAGCCGAGGACAGCATCTTCCCCTCTGGAGACTCTGACCCCTGGAGAGACGGTCAGCTTCCATCCAGCTGAGACAGAACCTGACAGAACACATCTGGATGGTTATTTTCATGTTTGAACTCACTGCACAGCTCCAACCAGCGACACTGGGACTCTAGCAGACCTCTGAAGATGCTCTGAGACACCAGCAGCAGGTTCTATAAGACCTGCAGAACATCTTCCAGCCTGTTGCGTCTGGACCAGGAGCCCCTCGGCCTTCAGAGACGCTCCTGGTCCAACGAGGACACGTTTATCCATCTGTGGCCTGGTTTGAAAAAGCTCTAACCTCTGTGCTGTGGTGTTCACCACCGACCGCCGTGACTTTCAGTGACGGAAATACAAAGCCGTTCCTCATTAAATTCTTATGTCCTGTGTGTCTGAATGAATGACTTAAAGGAAAATCCAGATCTAAAGTCAGGATATCTCTACTGTGAGTCTTATGATCCTCTCTGGTGCCATCCTGCTTCAACCCAGATTCAAAGTTCTTACCTGAGACGATCGCACTCAGAATGAGGGAGAAACGCTGCGGCCACATCCTCAGACTGACAAAGAAATGAAGCCGTCAAACAACAAATTCAGGAAGTGTCAAATGTGTCATTTCTAAATTGATCATTTCCTGTTAGTTAAAGAGAAGAATAAATATGTGAGCGAGCCCAGGGCCACCTGCAGGGTTTCACACATTTTACtgcctgttttctttgtgttttcatgtttgtcaaTCAGGACGTTTGCTGGAGTCTGGTGGTCTTCATCAAAGCCTGTCTCTGTGACGAAGCTGCTTTTCACAGTGTGCTTGTCACTGTGATGATTTCTCTGCTCGATTCTTGATTCATTTGAGTCTGTGGTTCCTGTTTTGACTGTCTTCTAGTGAATTATCCTGAATATAGTCGAATACaaaagaatagaataatcctttaattgtcccacaagggaaATTTGGTTAtatcagcagcaaaaacacacatatacaaacagaacagaaaaacatttttacatatttacatcatggaCCATAGTTACCAAAGCAGAGTACTGTACAGGTATTAAAATTAGAATACAGGTGAGTGGCAAAGCCAGGCTGTAGTGTGCAAACAGAGCAGGATACTGAAAGATGTTTAAATAGTTGAGAATATTTAGAATGATTAGAAAGGTGCAGATTGTGTGACCGTACCTGTGCATTAAAAAGTAGACCCtaaacaaccagaggagtctgtttagcgacaggttgcttctcccggAGTAAAGGACCAACACACTTCAAACCTCCTTTGTCCCGGAGTCTGGTGACGTAGGCGCAACgttccctctaatgtttcacgtgtctgaacacacaaactccctgagcggacactcggaccactgtgagcgacagcagacgtgcactgtggtcacgccagcatcgaatcatCCAAGTCACATGTTTTATTAAactaatcaaattacagcatttatgttagacgacttttaattaactgctttagcccacttacaatgaaatttaaaaaataaatcttgttcatgacctgtagcatgttaacactattggaagcaaaaataacttcaactccaataaagctctgactgtattctgagtctgagtctgggagagagtctgtaactctgtctgcaacatacagtaaataatgaccaatgttgggcagttAATGATAcagttacttcttcaaagaagtaactgagttttttgcagctgtttacctgaATATGCAGCCaagggtttttttaaataaacatttcaaactatttacagaacaatcagctgttctgttattttttgattggtccacatggtacatttgtccaccaataggaaaggctgaGGTTCTTTGGTTTCGTCTTTGCTCGcaggctttcgagcgttttccttataaaacgccgtttttaccgtttcttcctgcagtaaatataaacaacgacagtattcaggaagaaaaacaaacactgcagatattttatcataactctggttttacgtggccgatcaacacaatttaaaaactggtataaagtcctcactttgtccgtcagttgttccgtctgtcctgctcacatctccaatggttggacacgttgtcattaacgtggcttcactccacatcagccgctttgctaaaacaccggtgtctcacataaggacgctgtcatagcctgtcagcgACGTGGATCAGGTGCGTATATACGagtgtgaatcgcatcattggctggactgtgggataaggtggcatcgttctgatcccatacaggagcagccagtcactgactcacACTGCAGAACAGGAttgttaaagtttaaatttcaaatcaggttggattttttttgtgcgcaatgcagattttctgtgcgcagagacgtgCCAGTAGTGCATAATTGCGCACGCGCAGCTCAGAGGGAACATTGCGTAGGCGGTCAAGATGGCAGCTTGAATGGGGAAGCTccatcacagtggcagctgATTTGCTTTAGATTTAGAACAGTACACAGGAAATATCGCCTCAGGAGAGCGGGAAGCTTGAAGAGTCTTTGTGAAAGCTCATATTGCCGAGTCACAGACAAAAACGTACGCTTCGACAGCAAAATGGCGCTAGCAAGGAACCCTTGGCGAAAGCTAATGATGTACATGTTTGAGAAGGCCCTGGGAGGCCTGGGGGTCCCAGATTTACTGTTTTACCATTATGCTTTCAGTCTGAGACACATGGTTCACTGGCCCTCCCTCCAGAGCGAGCCCCCCCATGGTTTAGTCTGGAGAGTACTTTGTGCTCACCACTCCCTCCGATGCACATTTTAACCACCAAGCTCTGAGCAGATATACAAACCCACCCCTTCTTTCATTCCTGCAGACGGTCTGGAAGAAGGTGGCCTTTTACTGAATTTTAACTCCCACCTTCATACTGAAGCTCTCACGGTCCCTGGGTctgtgactcagtgttttgttttctgtattgCTACTGAGATAGATTTTTGTCATGATTTATCAGTTCTTGGTTTGGGGGTATTTTAGGGTTGAAGTTCTTAGTCTTCTGATTTCGGTGTTCAAGAGCTGGTCGATTTAGAGACCGTTACTCTCTCCAGGGCCTCTCCAGAGGCTGAGGTTCAGCTCTAGGTGACTCTGGACCCTGGAGACGAAGAAGCCAGTGCAACCTGTTTTTCCTGAGAGCTTTACTGGGCTGTCTCAGCAGCCGTCCTCTGCTGGAAGCTATAGTGAGTTCATTTGGCCAGCTGAGGACTTCATCCTGCTGTAACTGCCTGGGCAGAGCCATCTCTACCAGAGGTCTTCGTACCTGCTGGTCCTGTTTCTGCCTCTGCCGGAGGGTCTGAGGGGCCCGTCCAGTTGCCTTCTGTTCCcactgggggttcaggagaaccgcgcCAGCATCACGCCACatcagctgggggttctggTGAGCCTGGCCAGCATCTCCTCGTGTCTGTTGACGGCTCCGGTGAGTCTGTTCAGCCACCAGCTCCCATGCTGCCATCTGGTCCTGTTCATGCCTCTGtgtttaagccttgtgtttgcctctgttaGTTGGTTCGTCTGCGTACCTTCCCCTGTATTTCTGCTGTGTGTCTCTCCATGTTCCAGGTTCCACGTCTCAGGTTTTCAGGTTTCTTGTTGCAGGTTTTTTTGGtccttgtattattattttgtagctgttcccagtttaggtttggtTAGTGCCGTTCCCTGCCATGCTCTGCTttggtttgtattttgttttcctttattaaTAAACTTTGTCGCAGCTACGCTGTCGTCAGTGCTTGCGTTTGGGTCCACATCCTACATCTCCTGACGATCTGCCTCGCAGATCGTGACAGAGGTCTCCATATGACTCAGTCCAACACTCTGCATTAATAAGTCTCCATTTTCCTGGAGACTGTGGGTCTAGAGAGGGATACTTGTTCTTGGAGATCTGTATCAGGGGAGAATTCTCACGTCCTTTAATGACCTTAAACCACAGATTCAGTTTTGGAGGTATTTGCAGCTACAGTATTTATTGCTCAAAACCTTTGGTTCCCCCTCCACACCACCTCCAACTACTGACCATCTCAGCTACATCAAGAAAGTGTTCGGGGGAGGTCGTGAGGTCTCTAATTAAAAATTTGTTCCCAAAATCAGGGGATGCAACAGGCATGAGCTTACTGCAGCCtttatttcatgtgtttttccTTTCAATTTAATCAGCAGCAGCACTATGTATCTATTTGTGGACGTCCCCATGCCCACATTTAACCTCCATCCACTCTGCCTCCACTAATGGCCCGGGGTGAACAAGGGTTTGGTGGACCAGAGACTGCATGCAGCCCTTGTCCAATCTTGACACCTTACCAGAATGCTGTATGTCCCTCCTGGACCGGGGGAGGGTCcagaatattaaacaaattaaatctaTATGGTTGACATTTTACTCtaaactgtaaaactttgtaATTTTGGTATTTTCACTGTAGAGGATGTGCAAATATTAAGGGTAACCAACTGTTGCAGTGCTGTAGAGgtcctacaataacacagaaaactgaCAAAACATCAACGATCACGTTTcccaatgagcaagcactttggcgacagtgggaaggaaaaacttccttttaacaggaagaaaactgcagaaccagggaggggcggggccatcggCCATGACCATGTTACTGACCTGATGCCAGTTAGTCCGGTTAGTTACAAAAATGTTCGTCCAGCTGTTTCACTTTAGTACCACTTACCTTTTTTTAAACGTTTCTGACATCAGTGggcgtgtttttcttttaatatggtAAATGTTCTTAGTTTAAAGATTTGATATGTTTGTTGTCGTTTATAAATGAAGTTCATGAGATTCTAAAAATTAGCGTTCTATTGTTACATTTTACACTGTGCGCCAACCTTTTCAGAACTTgggtttcagaaaaaaacaaacgttttcaatttaaaaacatgtca
The DNA window shown above is from Astatotilapia calliptera chromosome 11, fAstCal1.2, whole genome shotgun sequence and carries:
- the LOC113031359 gene encoding sialic acid-binding Ig-like lectin 15 isoform X1, translated to MWPQRFSLILSAIVSGSVSAGWKLTVSPGVRVSRGEDAVLGCFFTPTRDYSGMIKVTWKFAASNTPPFLDCPVKYDSVHGANPCAFSDLKHSLKGDPRWGDGSLLIRDVQLTDNGMYFCRVELDGWKNFKEAKTELYVGAEPHILNLSVVEMPCGSDSAPRRLQCQAEGNPPPKIVWLLASRRMLENKGESSQSSPYHVTSCVPYPEEEELTCRAESALNHTERTYPTREPQDQSEESEESEESDSLKIPLIVCAVIALLILIAGIVFYCLSELLFHFSTAAVVHILRLIFRFFPPLSRLFCLKGAIIHSRSHSLQLMKKNFRHFIQWLRRPTPLPWKIMVSGSQPVQLNESSRWFTQWSPCTNPPPWKIITGRSQQEEKRSFRRFIQRPFLYPATCNLQ
- the LOC113031359 gene encoding sialic acid-binding Ig-like lectin 15 isoform X2 encodes the protein MWPQRFSLILSAIVSGSVSAGWKLTVSPGVRVSRGEDAVLGCFFTPTRDYSGMIKVTWKFAASNTPPFLDCPVKYDSVHGANPCAFSDLKHSLKGDPRWGDGSLLIRDVQLTDNGMYFCRVELDGWKNFKEAKTELYVGAEPHILNLSVVEMPCGSDSAPRRLQCQAEGNPPPKIVWLLASRRMLENKGESSQSSPYHVTSCVPYPEEEELTCRAESALNHTERTYPTREPQDQSEESEESEESDSLKIPLIVCAVIALLILIAGIVFYCLRRDHPQQVSQSAAHEEEFQAFYSVAATPDSTSLENHGQRVSACPAEREQQMVYSVVTVHEPASLENHHRQVSAGREEELQEVYSEAISISCDL